A single region of the Zonotrichia leucophrys gambelii isolate GWCS_2022_RI chromosome 9, RI_Zleu_2.0, whole genome shotgun sequence genome encodes:
- the TFRC gene encoding transferrin receptor protein 1, which translates to MDHARAAISNLFSGEPTSYTRFSIARQTDGDNSHVEMNLAADEEEGGEIGRPEHLHASMPPPRRNGKNLCFIIMAAALLLLIGFLIGYLSYRGRMQRVNRCLDGSGNCEMTPTASYFSDDGMEEEVVPGPRILYWPALRNMLSSKLSITRLEANLRQREGKNSFEAGKTEDESTASHIHDQFTSFRMDDVWNDEHYVRLQDRGSSRNQVFIVEDGQEQLESPDAYVAYSKSGTVTGKPVYANYGRKEDFQKIRNLGVSMNGAIIIFRAGEITLAEKVANARKEGAVGVLMYPGPTNDKKADSYVPFAHAHLGTGDPFTPGFPSFNHTQFPPVESSGLPQIPVQTISRGAAARLFGKMDGEKCLEEWRVDIMGCKVTVSSSSKMTVKLTVNNVMVDRKILNIFGVIKGFEEPDRYVVLGAQRDSWGPGAAKAGVGTAILLELARVISDMVKIEDYKPRRSIIFASWSAGEYGAVGATEWLEGYSTTLHAKAFTYINLDTAVLGSSDIKISASPLLYSLLETTMKRVKDPANEARFLDSRFDSDWIKKVVPLDLDNAAFPFLAYSGIPVVSFGFYDEGDQYAFLGTTEDTLANLKRKAVNLYPLMRTAAEVAGQIALRMTHDHELFLDLDRYSDELLSFQEKLWHFKDDVKELGLTLNWLYFARGDFQRAADALRRDIENSDRENRIVRRALNDRMMKVEYDFLSPYLSPKDAPFRHIFFGRGSHTLKSLLENLEQLAANKTSVDVNELKEQMALATWTIKGAANALVGDIWNTDNEI; encoded by the exons TTCAGTGGCGAGCCAACGTCGTACACACGCTTCAGCATTGCCCGGCAAACGGACGGAGACAACAGCCATGTGGAGATGAACCTGGCTGCtgatgaggaggaaggaggggaaattGGGAGACCAGAGCACCTGCATGCCAGCATGCCTCCTCCACGGAGGAATGGCAAGAACCTCTGCTTCATAATCAtggcagctgccctgctccttttgATTG GGTTTCTCATCGGCTACCTGAGTTATCGTGGACGCATGCAGAGGGTTAACAGGTGTCTGGATGGAAGTGGCAACTGTGAGATGACTCCTACTGCATCTTACTTCTCAGATGATGGAATGGAGGAAGAAGTAGTTCCTGGACCACGTATCTTATACTGGCCTGCATTAAGAAACATGTTGTCATCTAAACTGTCAATTACACGTCTTGAGGCCAACCTGAG GCAAAGAGAAGGTAAGAATTCTTTTGAAGCTGGCAAAACTGAAGATGAGAGCACTGCCAGCCACATTCACGACCAGTTCACCAGCTTCCGCATGGATGACGTGTGGAACGATGAGCACTACGTTAGGCTGCAGGATAGAGGCAG cagcaggaaccaaGTGTTCATTGTAGAAGATGGTCAAGAACAGTTGGAGAGTCCTGATGCATATGTGGCTTACAGCAAGAGTGGTACAGTTACT GGCAAACCCGTCTATGCGAACTATGGACGGAAAGAAGATTTTCAGAAGATACGAAATTTGGGTGTTTCAATGAATGGAGCTATAATCATCTTCAGAGCTGGAGAAATAACCCTTGCTGAGAAG GTTGCAAATGccagaaaggaaggagcagtTGGTGTCCTGATGTACCCGGGCCCCACAAATGACAAGAAGGCAGATTCCTATGTCCCCTTTGCACAT GCCCACCTTGGAACTGGAGACCCTTTCACCCCAGGCTTCCCTTCTTTCAACCACACCCAGTTCCCACCAGTGGAATCTTCTGGACTACCTCAAATTCCTGTCCAAACTATCTctagaggagcagcagccagactgTTTGG aaaaatGGATGGAGAGAAATGCCTTGAGGAGTGGAGAGTTGACATCATGGGATGTAAGGTgacagtgagcagcagcagcaagatgaCAGTGAAACTGACTGTGAACAACGTCATGGTGGATAGGAAGATTCTGAACATCTTTGGTGTTATCAAGGGATTTGAAGAACCAG ACCGGTACGTTGTGCTCGGAGCGCAGAGAGACTCCTgggggccaggagcagccaaggCTGGAGTTGGCACTGCCATCTTGTTGGAACTTGCCCGTGTGATCTCAGACATGGTGAAAATTG AGGACTACAAGCCACGGCGCAGCATTATCTTTGCTAGCTGGAGTGCGGGAGAGTACGGAGCCGTGGGTGCTACCGAGTGGCTGGAG GGGTACTCTACCACGCTGCATGCTAAAGCCTTCACTTATATCAACTTGGATACTGCAGTCCTGG GCTCCTCAGACATCAAGATTTCTGCTAGCCCATTGCTGTACTCTTTGCTGGAGACAACTATGAAGAGG GTAAAGGACCCTGCAAACGAGGCACGTTTCCTCGATAGCAGATTTGACAGTGACTGGATAAAGAAAGT CGTTCCCCTTGATCTGGATAATGCAGCGTTCCCTTTTCTGGCCTACTCAGGAATCCCAGTGGTTTCCTTTGGTTTCTACGAT GAAGGTGACCAGTATGCCTTTTTGGGCACTACTGAGGACACTTTGGCTAACCTGAAAAGGAAGGCTGTCAACTTGTATCCTCTCATGCGTACTGCTGCAGAAGTTGCTGGACAAATAGCTCTCAGGATGACCCATGACCATGAGCTCTTCCTGGACTTGGATAGATACAGTGACGAATTGCTGTCATTCCAGGAGAAGCTTTGGCACTTCAAAGACGATGTGAAG GAACTGGGGCTGACCTTGAACTGGCTGTATTTTGCTCGTGGAGACTTCCAGCGAGCTGCAGATGCACTGAGAAGAGACATCGAAAACAGTGACAGGGAAAACAGGATTGTCCGCAGAGCCCTGAATGACAGGATGATGAAG GTGGAATACGACTTCCTCTCTCCATACCTCTCGCCAAAAGATGCTCCCTTCCGCCACATCTTCTTCGGCAGAGGCAGCCACACCCTGAAGAGTCTGCTGGAGaacctggagcagctggcagccAACAAGACCAGCGTGGATGTGAATGAGCTGAAAGAGCAGATGGCCCTGGCGACCTGGACCATTAAAGGGGCTGCCAATGCTTTGGTGGGTGATATCTGGAATACAGACAACGAAATCTAG